In Gossypium arboreum isolate Shixiya-1 chromosome 5, ASM2569848v2, whole genome shotgun sequence, a single genomic region encodes these proteins:
- the LOC108453817 gene encoding uncharacterized protein LOC108453817 isoform X1, translating into MGKQKVKPLLTCFTQEGDYLAISSPDGTVKIWSTSTGSLLAEWKQSDGNLPNSYSCMACSFIPKKHKKGSGTCLLAIGLNEGDIWIIDVLAGDKKWSSTGYYPSGIAGLSFRNKGHSLYVIGSNGKASEMNSENGDLIREFKAAKRSITSLTFSQDGKYLALANGKLRVSNLENGKELLKSPDDLDPVQYISISNDAKTIVTSGFGETNLQVWSCDLSSKTLSGGSVISMPRPPIAFECKNSGSDEDGSVILALSESGIAYVWNLDSVSQDDVEPTKITVKLDKAEGDQQKSAGSRKSRIPVISARLHATGMDQQLVALIAYGPLDSPQFSLVNVSKAGENIVINAVDQTETIQENGTSLLKVDPNGKPNKKRAAPDPDLATTRSRNDTGHGENADGVLVNDDPSEPTMAEKLASLNLIENGKNETNENQERKEPSTHGKPPIADSVNVLLKQALRADDRALLLDCLYTQDEKVIANSVSQLNPSDVLKLLQSLVSITQSRGAVLACALPWIKSLLLHHASGIMSQESSLLALNSLYQLIESRVSAFESALQISSCLDFLYAGIVEDEFVENAAIPVIFEDMDESDEEQPEDAMETDDQENEDGEALDEASDGVSDFEGIDDMSD; encoded by the exons ATGGGGAAGCAGAAAGTGAAACCCCTCCTTACATGTTTCACTCAAGAAGGTGATTATCTCGCCATTTCGTCTCCGGATGGAACTGTTAAA ATTTGGAGCACAAGTACTGGGAGTTTATTGGCAGAGTGGAAGCAGTCAGATGGCAACCTTCCTAATAGTTATTCCTGTATGGCTTGCAGTTTTATCCCAAAGAAG CATAAAAAGGGGAGTGGAACTTGCTTACTTGCTATTGGATTAAATGAAGGGGACATCTGGATTATTGATGTCTTAGCTGGTGACAAGAAGTGGTCATCTACTGGTTATTATCCTAG TGGAATTGCTGGTCTTTCATTCAGAAATAAAGGTCATAGTCTGTATGTCATTGGAAGCAATGGAAAGGCATCTGAAATGAACTCAGAAAATGGAGATTTGATAAGGGAGTTCAAAGCTGCCAAAAGGTCCATCACTTCTTTGACATTTTCACAAG ATGGAAAGTATTTGGCTTTGGCCAATGGTAAGCTTCGGGTCTCCAACCTGGAAAACGGGAAAGAGCTTCTAAAGTCTCCTGATGATTTG GATCCTGTGCAATATATAAGTATATCCAATGATGCCAAGACAATTGTTACATCAGGGTTTGGGGAGACAAATCTTCAAGTCTGGAGTTGTGatttgagttccaaaactctgaGTGGTGGCTCTGTTATTTCAATGCCTCGCCCTCCGATAGCTTTTGAATGTAAGAATAGTGGTAGTGACGAAGATGGTTCTGTGATCTTGGCACTTTCGGAGTCTGGTATTGCTTATGTTTGGAATTTGGACTCCGTTTCCCAGGATGATGTTGAACCAACGAAGATTACTGTCAAACTTGATAAAGCAGAGGGAGACCAGCAGAAGAGTGCAGGCTCAAGGAAAAGTCGTATTCCTGTTATCTCAGCTAGATTACATGCTACAGGCATGGACCAACAGCTTGTTGCCCTTATTGCTTATGGTCCATTAGATTCTCCACAGTTTAGTCTTGTGAATGTTAGCAAAGCAGGGGAGAATATTGTTATAAATGCTGTGGATCAGACTGAAACTATTCAAGAAAATGGGACATCTTTGTTAAAAG TTGATCCAAATGGAAAACCAAATAAAAAAAGAGCTGCTCCTGATCCAGACCTTGCTACGACAAGAAGCAGAAATGATACGG GTCATGGAGAGAATGCTGATGGAGTTCTCGTCAATGATGATCCGAGTGAGCCTACCATGGCTGAGAAACTTGCAAGTTTAAATTTAATAGAAAATGGAAAAAATGAAACCAatgaaaaccaagaaagaaaagaACCCTCTACCCATGGCAAGCCTCCCATCGCAGATTCAGTTAATGTTCTGCTTAAGCAGGCACTCCGTGCTGACGATCGTGCACTTCTGTTAGATTGCTTATACACTCAAGATGAGAAG GTTATTGCAAATTCAGTCTCTCAATTAAATCCATCTGATGTTCTCAAGCTTTTACAATCTCTTGTATCTATAACTCAATCAAG GGGTGCAGTATTGGCATGTGCGCTTCCTTGGATAAAAAGTTTACTTCTTCATCACGCTAGTGGAATTATGTCCCAGGAATCCTCTCTTCTTGCTCTGAACTCTTTGTATCAG CTTATTGAATCTAGAGTCTCAGCTTTTGAATCAGCTCTTCAAATATCAAGTTGCTTAGACTTCCTTTATGCAGgg ATTGTTGAGGATGAGTTTGTTGAGAATGCTGCAATTCCAGTAATATTTGAGGACATGGATGAAAGTGATGAAGAGCAACCGGAAGATGCAATGGAAACTGATGATCAAGAGAACGAAGATGGGGAAGCACTTGATGAAGCATCTGATGGGGTTAGTGATTTTGAAGGGATTGATGATATGAGTGACTGA
- the LOC108453817 gene encoding uncharacterized protein LOC108453817 isoform X2: MACSFIPKKHKKGSGTCLLAIGLNEGDIWIIDVLAGDKKWSSTGYYPSGIAGLSFRNKGHSLYVIGSNGKASEMNSENGDLIREFKAAKRSITSLTFSQDGKYLALANGKLRVSNLENGKELLKSPDDLDPVQYISISNDAKTIVTSGFGETNLQVWSCDLSSKTLSGGSVISMPRPPIAFECKNSGSDEDGSVILALSESGIAYVWNLDSVSQDDVEPTKITVKLDKAEGDQQKSAGSRKSRIPVISARLHATGMDQQLVALIAYGPLDSPQFSLVNVSKAGENIVINAVDQTETIQENGTSLLKVDPNGKPNKKRAAPDPDLATTRSRNDTGHGENADGVLVNDDPSEPTMAEKLASLNLIENGKNETNENQERKEPSTHGKPPIADSVNVLLKQALRADDRALLLDCLYTQDEKVIANSVSQLNPSDVLKLLQSLVSITQSRGAVLACALPWIKSLLLHHASGIMSQESSLLALNSLYQLIESRVSAFESALQISSCLDFLYAGIVEDEFVENAAIPVIFEDMDESDEEQPEDAMETDDQENEDGEALDEASDGVSDFEGIDDMSD, from the exons ATGGCTTGCAGTTTTATCCCAAAGAAG CATAAAAAGGGGAGTGGAACTTGCTTACTTGCTATTGGATTAAATGAAGGGGACATCTGGATTATTGATGTCTTAGCTGGTGACAAGAAGTGGTCATCTACTGGTTATTATCCTAG TGGAATTGCTGGTCTTTCATTCAGAAATAAAGGTCATAGTCTGTATGTCATTGGAAGCAATGGAAAGGCATCTGAAATGAACTCAGAAAATGGAGATTTGATAAGGGAGTTCAAAGCTGCCAAAAGGTCCATCACTTCTTTGACATTTTCACAAG ATGGAAAGTATTTGGCTTTGGCCAATGGTAAGCTTCGGGTCTCCAACCTGGAAAACGGGAAAGAGCTTCTAAAGTCTCCTGATGATTTG GATCCTGTGCAATATATAAGTATATCCAATGATGCCAAGACAATTGTTACATCAGGGTTTGGGGAGACAAATCTTCAAGTCTGGAGTTGTGatttgagttccaaaactctgaGTGGTGGCTCTGTTATTTCAATGCCTCGCCCTCCGATAGCTTTTGAATGTAAGAATAGTGGTAGTGACGAAGATGGTTCTGTGATCTTGGCACTTTCGGAGTCTGGTATTGCTTATGTTTGGAATTTGGACTCCGTTTCCCAGGATGATGTTGAACCAACGAAGATTACTGTCAAACTTGATAAAGCAGAGGGAGACCAGCAGAAGAGTGCAGGCTCAAGGAAAAGTCGTATTCCTGTTATCTCAGCTAGATTACATGCTACAGGCATGGACCAACAGCTTGTTGCCCTTATTGCTTATGGTCCATTAGATTCTCCACAGTTTAGTCTTGTGAATGTTAGCAAAGCAGGGGAGAATATTGTTATAAATGCTGTGGATCAGACTGAAACTATTCAAGAAAATGGGACATCTTTGTTAAAAG TTGATCCAAATGGAAAACCAAATAAAAAAAGAGCTGCTCCTGATCCAGACCTTGCTACGACAAGAAGCAGAAATGATACGG GTCATGGAGAGAATGCTGATGGAGTTCTCGTCAATGATGATCCGAGTGAGCCTACCATGGCTGAGAAACTTGCAAGTTTAAATTTAATAGAAAATGGAAAAAATGAAACCAatgaaaaccaagaaagaaaagaACCCTCTACCCATGGCAAGCCTCCCATCGCAGATTCAGTTAATGTTCTGCTTAAGCAGGCACTCCGTGCTGACGATCGTGCACTTCTGTTAGATTGCTTATACACTCAAGATGAGAAG GTTATTGCAAATTCAGTCTCTCAATTAAATCCATCTGATGTTCTCAAGCTTTTACAATCTCTTGTATCTATAACTCAATCAAG GGGTGCAGTATTGGCATGTGCGCTTCCTTGGATAAAAAGTTTACTTCTTCATCACGCTAGTGGAATTATGTCCCAGGAATCCTCTCTTCTTGCTCTGAACTCTTTGTATCAG CTTATTGAATCTAGAGTCTCAGCTTTTGAATCAGCTCTTCAAATATCAAGTTGCTTAGACTTCCTTTATGCAGgg ATTGTTGAGGATGAGTTTGTTGAGAATGCTGCAATTCCAGTAATATTTGAGGACATGGATGAAAGTGATGAAGAGCAACCGGAAGATGCAATGGAAACTGATGATCAAGAGAACGAAGATGGGGAAGCACTTGATGAAGCATCTGATGGGGTTAGTGATTTTGAAGGGATTGATGATATGAGTGACTGA
- the LOC108451195 gene encoding late embryogenesis abundant protein 1-like: MSGQNTSQTFANNATSQAQLARDEMLNQGSQASDQTSSYTSQATNLLQQTGEQVKNIAQGAADAVKNTLGMNKPTSTDHPSNPSPPRT; encoded by the exons ATGTCAGGACAAAATACATCTCAGACTTTTGCAAACAATGCAACCAGTCAAGCTCAG TTAGCGAGGGATGAGATGTTGAACCAGGGCTCTCAAGCTTCTGATCAGACCTCTTCTTATACTTCCCAAGCCACCAACTTACTTCAGCAG ACAGGAGAGCAAGTGAAGAACATTGCACAAGGAGCAGCTGATGCAGTAAAGAACACTCTGGGTATGAATAAGCCCACCAGCACCGATCATCCAAGCAACCCATCTCCTCCCAGGACTTGA
- the LOC128279262 gene encoding LOW QUALITY PROTEIN: protein kinase PINOID 2-like (The sequence of the model RefSeq protein was modified relative to this genomic sequence to represent the inferred CDS: inserted 2 bases in 1 codon) has translation HKPHKGNNPAWPTINRLLSQHGQLGIQHLKLLHRVGGGGIGNVFVCKINNTATGSHHHHCLSAMKVIDRDELRIKEKLHRAXNILGMLDHPFLPTLYAAFDFFHCSCLVREYCPGGDLLTLLQRQSDMKFSVPSATFYAAEVLVALEYLHMMGVIYRDLKPENVLVQEDGRIMLSDFDLSLQCDVSPNLLKCNASIMDKDYNCYSHLSLSTKKNKLVVDIPEPEVELRAEPTNARSSVFGSGGDTRIRPWKWCKLVQTRI, from the exons CACAAACCCCACAAAGGAAACAATCCTGCTTGGCCAACCATTAACCGACTTTTATCCCAACATGGTCAACTTGGAATCCAACATTTGAAGCTCTTGCATCGAGTAGGCGGTGGAGGTATAGGAAATGTATTTGTTTGTAAGATTAACAACACCGCCACCGGTTCCCATCATCATCATTGCCTTTCTGCCATGAAAGTAATAGATAGGGATGAACTCAGAATTAAAGAAAAGTTGCATAGAGC TAACATTCTGGGAATGCTTGATCATCCTTTCCTTCCAACATTATACGCAGCGTTTGATTTCTTCCACTGTTCATGTTTGGTTAGGGAGTACTGTCCTGGTGGCGACTTGCTCACTCTTCTGCAACGCCAGTCTGATATGAAATTTAGTGTCCCATCAGCTAC ATTCTATGCAGCTGAAGTGCTTGTAGCATTGGAATATCTTCACATGATGGGTGTAATTTATCGTGATTTGAAGCCAGAAAATGTGCTTGTTCAAGAAGACGGTCGTATTATGCTCTCAGACTTCGATCTCTCCCTTCAATGCGACGTTTCACCCAATCTTTTAAAATGTAACGCCAGTATCATGGACAAGGACTACAATTGCTACTCTCATCTATCATTGTCTACGAAGAAAAACAAGCTCGTCGTGGATATTCCGGAACCTGAGGTCGAATTACGGGCCGAGCCGACTAATGCTCGATCGAGTGTATTTGGCTCCGGAGGTGATACCAGGATTAGGCCATGGAAGTGGTGTAAATTGGTGCAGACGCGAATTTAA